A window of the Gossypium hirsutum isolate 1008001.06 chromosome A05, Gossypium_hirsutum_v2.1, whole genome shotgun sequence genome harbors these coding sequences:
- the LOC107958151 gene encoding LOW QUALITY PROTEIN: F-box protein At1g47056 (The sequence of the model RefSeq protein was modified relative to this genomic sequence to represent the inferred CDS: inserted 1 base in 1 codon): protein MGQSVSTAKLTSRRDCNRSQRSKSKSTALIGQMQAEEAEEVERNSIDGLSDIISVLPDECMACIFQSLTPGDRKRCSLVCRRWLRIEGQSRHRLSLNAQSDLHPLIPFIFSRFDAVTKLALKCDRRSVSIGDEALAQISEHCRNLTRLKLRACRDLTDAGMLAFAKNCKSLKKLSCGSCTFGAKGMNAVLDHCPALEELSVKRLRGITDGAAAEPIGPGVAAASLKSICLKELYNGQCFGPLIVGAKNLRSLKLFRCSGDWDKLFSLIVDRVTAIVEIHMERIQVSDIGLTAISNCLNLEILHLVKTPECTNVGLGSVAEKCRLLRKLHIDGWKANRIGDQGLIAVAKSCLNLQELVLIGVNPTKISLEMLASNCQNLERLALCGSDTVGDAEISCIALKCIALKKLCIKSCPVSDHGMEAIASGCPNLVKVKVKKCRGVTSEGVEWLRTNRGSLVINLDTGEQLDASASDGGGAQDNGVEFPPMVASQIGAPSIASSSTGRSTSHKXVGALSGMSLVACTLRRFGNSNGSSQS from the exons ATGGGCCAATCAGTTTCGACGGCCAAACTCACGAGCCGTCGGGATTGTAACCGTAGCCAACGTTCAAAGTCGAAATCAACGGCTCTGATCGGTCAGATGCAAGCTGAGGAAGCGGAAGAGGTTGAACGAAATAGCATTGATGGGTTATCGGATATCATCTCGGTTCTACCCGACGAGTGTATGGCTTGCATTTTCCAGTCTCTAACTCCCGGTGACCGGAAACGGTGTTCTCTTGTTTGCCGGCGTTGGTTGAGGATTGAAGGACAGAGCCGTCACCGACTCTCCCTCAACGCCCAATCAGATCTGCACCCTCTCATTCCTTTCATCTTCTCTCGCTTCGATGCTGTCACGAAACTGGCCCTGAAATGCGACCGTAGATCTGTTAGCATTGGCGACGAAGCGCTTGCTCAAATCTCGGAGCACTGCAGGAACTTGACTCGTCTTAAGCTCCGAGCATGTCGTGACTTAACCGATGCAGGGATGTTGGCGTTCGCTAAAAACTGCAAGAGTCTAAAGAAACTCTCGTGTGGATCTTGCACTTTCGGAGCTAAAGGCATGAACGCCGTGCTCGACCACTGTCCAGCTCTCGAGGAACTCTCCGTGAAACGACTTCGTGGCATCACCGACGGAGCTGCAGCTGAGCCGATAGGACCAGGGGTGGCAGCGGCATCGTTGAAATCAATTTGCTTAAAAGAGCTTTACAATGGACAGTGCTTTGGTCCGCTTATTGTTGGTGCTAAGAATCTGAGATCCTTAAAACTTTTTAGGTGCTCTGGTGATTGGGATAAGCTTTTTTCTCTTATAGTGGATCGGGTCACGGCTATAGTAGAAATTCACATGGAACGTATCCAAGTAAGCGACATAGGTCTCACGGCAATTTCCAATTGTTTAAACCTAGAAATTCTTCACCTCGTTAAGACTCCAGAGTGTACGAACGTCGGACTTGGATCTGTTGCTGAGAAATGTAGATTGTTGAGGAAGCTTCACATTGATGGATGGAAGGCCAATCGAATAGGTGACCAAGGATTAATTGCTGTCGCGAAATCTTGCCTTAATTTACAAGAATTAGTTCTTATTGGTGTTAATCCGACGAAAATAAGTTTGGAAATGTTAGCTTCGAATTGTCAGAATCTAGAACGGTTAGCTTTATGCGGTAGTGATACAGTTGGTGATGCAGAGATATCTTGTATTGCTTTGAAATGCATAGCTTTAAAGAAGCTTTGTATTAAGAGTTGCCCTGTATCAGACCATGGAATGGAAGCCATAGCTAGTGGTTGCCCGAATTTGGTTAAAGTGAAGGTGAAGAAATGTAGAGGAGTAACTTCGGAGGGGGTGGAATGGTTAAGAACGAATAGAGGATCACTCGTAATTAATTTGGACACAGGGGAACAGTTGGATGCAAGTGCCAGTGATGGTGGTGGTGCACAAGATAATGGAGTCGAATTTCCTCCAATGGTAGCCAGTCAAATTGGTGCACCTAGTATTGCTTCCAGCAGCACTGGTCGATCCACATCGCATA TTGTTGGGGCTTTGAGTGGGATGAGTTTAGTGGCTTGTACTCTGAGAAGGTTTGGAAACAGTAATGGCAGTTCTCAGAGTTAA
- the LOC107958153 gene encoding protein DCL homolog, chloroplastic, which yields MAAPLLLKGIPLLRLRLQRYNCLSARIISSPCRPWCAAADPTGHQDGVSSSEKSSVVLTVKDPPKYHRWDDPDYRKWKDKEEEMLRDIEPIISLVKEILHSSRYMDGERLTVADEETVVEKLLRHHPHSEDKIGCGFDCIMVDRHPQFRHSRCLFVVRTDGGWIDFSYQKCLRAYIRDKYPSHAERFIREHFKRGSG from the exons ATGGCTGCTCCTCTGCTTCTTAAAGGCATCCCGCTCCTCCGGCTTCGGCTGCAACGGTACAACTGTCTCTCCGCCAGAATCATTTCTTCTCCGTGCCGTCCTTGGTGCGCCGCCGCAGATCCGACTGGGCACCAGGACGGGGTATCCTCTTCGGAGAAGAGTAGCGTGGTGCTGACCGTGAAGGATCCACCGAAGTACCATAGGTGGGATGATCCTGATTACAGGAAATGGAAGGATAAGGAGGAAGAGATGCTTCGAGACATCGAACCTATCATTTCGCTAGTTAAGGAGATTCTTCACTCTAGTAG GTATATGGATGGGGAACGCTTAACTGTTGCAGACGAGGAAACTGTGGTAGAGAAGCTTCTTCGTCATCATCCACATTCTGAAGATAAAATTGGATGTGGATTTGATTGTATTATG GTTGATCGACATCCTCAATTTAGACACTCAAGATGTCTCTTTGTTGTTAGAACTGATGGTGGATGGATAGATTTCTCATACCAAAAGTGTCTCCGAGCGTACATTCGAGATAAATACCCATCTCATGCAGAAAGATTTATTAGAGAACATTTTAAGCGTGGTAGTGGCTAA